From a region of the Thermus caldilimi genome:
- the ilvD gene encoding dihydroxy-acid dehydratase has translation MRSDRIKKGLQQAPARSMLRAVGVGDEDFQRPFVGVVNTFTDGMPCNYHLRQLALDVKAGLREAGAFPFEFGAPAISDGISMGTPGMRASLISREVIADSVELVAQGYLYDGMVVLSACDKTIPGGAMGVIRSGVPGVVLYGGTIAPGEWRGRKLTIVSVFEAVGQRAAGKITDEELLEIERHAIPGPGACGGQYTANTMAMALEALGLSPIGYNAIPAVHPEKPKATREAGHILARAIERNWKPQDFLTRRSFLNAIAAVAATGGSTNAVLHLLAIAREVGVELSLDDFDQVSRKTPVIADLLPWGTYTAWELYEAGGTALVFQKLLEAGLLYGEERTLTGNTLAEEVERAYRESPGQQVVFPVEQALKPQGGLVVLKGNLAPRGAVLKLAGTERTYFEGPARVFDSEEAAMEKVLAKEIRPGDVVVIRYVGPKGAPGMPEMLSVTSALVGEGLGPEVALLTDGRFSGGTRGLMIGHIAPEAFVGGPIALLEDGDRVRIDVAKRLLEVLLPEEELRRRQERWQPRPPAFRHGLFARYAALVEQADQGAVLKDPEA, from the coding sequence ATGAGATCCGACCGCATCAAAAAGGGACTGCAACAGGCCCCCGCCCGCTCCATGCTCCGGGCGGTGGGCGTGGGGGATGAGGACTTCCAGAGGCCCTTCGTGGGGGTGGTGAACACCTTCACCGACGGCATGCCCTGCAACTACCACCTCCGCCAGCTGGCCCTGGACGTGAAGGCGGGGCTTAGGGAGGCCGGGGCCTTCCCCTTTGAGTTCGGGGCCCCTGCCATCTCCGATGGCATCAGCATGGGCACCCCCGGGATGCGGGCGAGCCTCATAAGCCGGGAGGTGATCGCCGACAGCGTGGAACTGGTGGCCCAGGGCTACCTCTACGACGGGATGGTGGTCCTCTCCGCCTGCGACAAGACCATCCCCGGCGGGGCCATGGGGGTGATCCGCAGTGGGGTTCCCGGCGTGGTCCTCTACGGCGGCACCATCGCCCCCGGGGAGTGGCGGGGCAGGAAGCTCACCATCGTCTCCGTGTTCGAGGCGGTGGGGCAGCGGGCCGCGGGGAAGATCACGGACGAGGAGCTTTTGGAGATCGAGCGGCACGCCATCCCCGGCCCCGGGGCCTGCGGCGGCCAGTACACCGCCAACACCATGGCCATGGCCCTCGAGGCCCTCGGCCTCTCCCCCATCGGCTACAACGCCATCCCCGCCGTGCACCCGGAAAAGCCCAAGGCCACCCGGGAGGCGGGCCACATCCTGGCCCGGGCCATAGAGCGAAACTGGAAACCCCAGGATTTCCTCACCCGCAGAAGCTTCCTCAACGCCATCGCCGCCGTGGCCGCCACCGGGGGGAGCACCAACGCCGTGCTCCACCTCCTGGCCATCGCCCGGGAGGTGGGGGTGGAGCTGAGCCTGGACGACTTTGACCAGGTTTCCCGGAAAACCCCGGTGATCGCCGACCTCCTCCCCTGGGGTACCTACACCGCCTGGGAGCTTTACGAGGCCGGGGGCACCGCCCTGGTCTTCCAAAAGCTCCTGGAGGCAGGGCTTCTTTACGGGGAGGAGAGGACCCTCACCGGCAACACCTTGGCCGAGGAGGTGGAACGGGCCTACCGGGAAAGCCCAGGCCAGCAGGTGGTCTTCCCCGTGGAACAGGCCCTGAAGCCCCAAGGGGGCCTGGTGGTCCTCAAGGGGAACCTGGCCCCGAGGGGGGCAGTCTTGAAGCTGGCCGGCACCGAGCGCACCTACTTCGAGGGCCCGGCCCGGGTCTTCGACTCCGAGGAAGCCGCCATGGAAAAGGTGCTGGCCAAGGAGATCCGCCCCGGTGACGTGGTGGTGATCCGCTACGTGGGCCCCAAGGGCGCTCCCGGGATGCCCGAGATGCTTTCCGTCACCAGCGCCCTCGTGGGGGAGGGCCTGGGCCCCGAGGTGGCCCTCCTCACCGACGGCCGCTTCTCCGGCGGCACCCGCGGCCTCATGATCGGCCACATCGCCCCCGAGGCCTTCGTGGGAGGGCCCATCGCCCTTCTGGAGGACGGGGACCGGGTGCGGATTGATGTGGCGAAGCGCCTTTTGGAGGTGCTCCTACCCGAAGAGGAGCTGAGGAGGCGGCAGGAGCGCTGGCAACCCAGGCCCCCCGCCTTCCGCCACGGCCTCTTTGCCCGCTACGCCGCCTTGGTGGAGCAGGCGGACCAAGGAGCAGTGCTGAAGGACCCCGAGGCCTAG
- a CDS encoding SDR family NAD(P)-dependent oxidoreductase: MRKTLILTGASRGIGRALALELAQAGYDLVLNARSEGPLKEVAEEVRALGARAEWVAGSAGKAQVAEALVRKAEGLGDFYGYVHNAGVLHPGPWIYEMAEPLFLEVLEANLLAGYQLARFAYPLLRPKGEGVAIYVGSGAAESNLPGIGAYAVAKAAEEHLARQLAAEVPEVACFVYRPGVVETEMQRQAREAQGSAAPVLHQVFRGYKEEGRLLSPKEAAQALVRLLPKARQFHGKIASWRDA, translated from the coding sequence ATGAGGAAAACCCTGATCCTCACCGGGGCAAGCCGCGGCATCGGCCGGGCCCTGGCCCTGGAGCTGGCTCAGGCGGGTTACGACCTGGTGCTGAACGCCCGCTCGGAAGGGCCCTTAAAGGAGGTAGCCGAGGAGGTTCGTGCCCTAGGGGCCAGGGCGGAGTGGGTGGCGGGGAGCGCCGGGAAGGCCCAGGTGGCGGAAGCCCTGGTGCGGAAGGCCGAGGGGCTTGGGGACTTTTACGGCTACGTCCACAACGCCGGGGTCCTGCACCCGGGGCCTTGGATCTACGAGATGGCGGAGCCGCTTTTCCTGGAGGTGCTGGAGGCCAACCTCCTGGCGGGCTACCAGCTCGCCCGCTTCGCCTACCCCCTCCTGCGGCCAAAAGGGGAAGGGGTGGCCATTTACGTGGGCTCCGGGGCCGCAGAGTCCAACCTTCCCGGGATCGGGGCCTACGCGGTGGCCAAGGCCGCGGAGGAGCACCTGGCCCGGCAGCTGGCCGCGGAGGTGCCGGAGGTGGCCTGCTTCGTCTACCGCCCCGGGGTGGTGGAGACGGAGATGCAGCGCCAGGCCCGGGAGGCCCAGGGGAGCGCTGCCCCCGTGCTGCACCAGGTTTTCCGCGGGTACAAGGAGGAGGGCCGCCTCCTAAGCCCCAAGGAGGCGGCCCAGGCCCTGGTGCGCCTTCTGCCCAAGGCGCGCCAGTTCCATGGAAAGATCGCATCCTGGAGGGACGCATGA
- a CDS encoding Uma2 family endonuclease: protein MTRHRISLEEFHRMVEAGVFPEDLRLELVEGELLEMSPIGKRHAAKVARLTALFSPLVPHKAILFVQNPLVVGGSELYPDLALLQPRSDFYEEGLPTAEDALLVVEVAETSFRYDLEVKVPLYVKGGVPEVWVVDLEGGRFLVHREPREGGYKEVRTLGPQDTLAFMGVEIPVEELL from the coding sequence ATGACCCGCCACCGGATCTCCCTGGAAGAGTTCCACCGCATGGTGGAGGCCGGGGTTTTTCCCGAGGACCTGAGGCTGGAACTGGTGGAAGGAGAGCTGCTGGAGATGAGTCCCATTGGAAAACGCCACGCCGCCAAAGTGGCCAGGCTCACCGCCCTCTTTAGCCCCCTCGTGCCCCACAAGGCCATCCTCTTCGTGCAAAACCCCCTGGTGGTGGGGGGCTCGGAGCTCTACCCCGATCTCGCCCTCCTGCAACCCCGGTCCGACTTCTACGAGGAGGGGCTACCCACGGCAGAAGACGCATTATTGGTGGTGGAAGTGGCGGAAACCTCCTTCCGCTACGACCTTGAGGTGAAGGTACCCCTTTACGTCAAAGGGGGCGTGCCCGAGGTCTGGGTGGTAGACCTGGAAGGCGGGCGGTTTCTGGTGCACAGAGAGCCCAGGGAGGGAGGCTATAAGGAGGTCAGAACCCTGGGACCCCAGGACACTCTGGCCTTTATGGGGGTGGAGATCCCCGTGGAGGAACTCCTATGA
- a CDS encoding Uma2 family endonuclease: protein MLRHRFTTEDFHRMHEAGILPEDARVELVEGEIVTMSPVGKRHMAAVKRLMDLLFPLQQARKALLQVQDPLRLSPESEPQPDLVLLAHREDFYRDKVPEARDALLVVEVADTSLDYDLNVKVPLYAQAGVPEVWVVDLARDRVHVFRKPAGEGYGEREALEGGELEVLGLRVPVKEVLP from the coding sequence ATGCTCCGCCACCGCTTCACCACTGAGGACTTCCACCGCATGCACGAGGCCGGCATCCTCCCCGAGGACGCCCGGGTGGAGCTGGTAGAGGGAGAGATCGTCACCATGAGCCCGGTAGGCAAGCGCCACATGGCGGCGGTTAAGCGGCTTATGGACCTGCTCTTTCCCCTGCAACAGGCGAGGAAAGCCCTTCTGCAGGTTCAGGACCCCCTGAGGCTTTCCCCGGAAAGCGAACCCCAACCCGACCTCGTTCTCCTCGCCCACCGGGAAGACTTCTACCGGGACAAGGTTCCCGAGGCCCGGGATGCCCTCCTGGTGGTGGAGGTGGCGGACACCTCCCTGGACTACGACCTGAACGTCAAGGTGCCCCTCTACGCCCAGGCCGGGGTGCCGGAGGTCTGGGTGGTGGACCTGGCCCGGGACCGGGTGCACGTCTTCCGCAAGCCCGCCGGGGAGGGCTATGGGGAGCGGGAGGCCCTCGAGGGGGGCGAGCTGGAGGTCCTGGGGCTCAGGGTACCCGTGAAGGAGGTCCTGCCATGA
- the leuB gene encoding 3-isopropylmalate dehydrogenase gives MRIAVLPGDGIGPEVTEAALKVLCALDEAHGLGLAYEVYPFGGAAIDQFGEPFPEVTRQGVERAQAVLLGSVGGPRWDHLPRKIRPETGLLALRKSQDLFANLRPAKVFPGLERLSPLKEEIARGVDVLIVRELTGGIYFGEPRGMSEAEAWNTERYARLEVERVAQVAFEAARKRRKHVVSVDKANVLEVGEFWRKTVEDVHQSYPDVALEHQYVDAMAMHLVKNPIRFDVVVTGNLFGDILSDLASVLPGSLGLLPSASLGRGTPVFEPVHGSAPDIAGKGVANPTAAILSAAMMLEHAFGLVELARRVEEAVASALRETPPPDLGGSAGTEAFTEEVLRRLQ, from the coding sequence ATGAGGATTGCGGTCCTTCCGGGGGATGGGATCGGCCCCGAGGTGACGGAAGCGGCCCTGAAGGTGCTTTGCGCCCTGGACGAGGCCCACGGCCTGGGCCTCGCCTACGAGGTCTACCCCTTTGGCGGGGCGGCCATAGACCAGTTCGGGGAACCCTTCCCTGAGGTAACCCGCCAGGGAGTGGAAAGGGCCCAGGCGGTGCTCTTGGGGAGCGTGGGGGGGCCCAGGTGGGACCACCTCCCCCGCAAGATCCGCCCGGAAACCGGGCTTCTCGCCCTAAGGAAAAGCCAGGACCTCTTCGCCAACCTGCGCCCGGCCAAGGTCTTCCCTGGCCTGGAACGGCTTTCCCCCCTCAAGGAGGAGATCGCCCGCGGGGTGGATGTGCTCATCGTACGGGAGCTCACCGGGGGGATCTACTTCGGGGAGCCCCGGGGGATGTCCGAGGCCGAGGCCTGGAACACGGAGCGCTACGCCCGCCTCGAGGTGGAGCGGGTGGCCCAGGTGGCCTTTGAGGCGGCGAGGAAGCGCCGGAAGCACGTGGTGAGCGTGGACAAGGCCAACGTCTTGGAGGTGGGGGAGTTCTGGCGGAAGACCGTGGAGGACGTCCACCAGAGCTATCCCGACGTGGCCTTGGAGCACCAGTACGTGGACGCCATGGCCATGCACCTGGTGAAGAACCCGATACGCTTCGACGTGGTGGTGACGGGGAACCTCTTCGGGGACATCCTCTCCGACCTGGCCTCGGTGCTGCCCGGCTCCCTGGGGCTTCTCCCCTCCGCCTCCTTGGGGCGGGGCACCCCGGTGTTTGAGCCGGTGCACGGCTCCGCCCCGGACATCGCCGGGAAAGGGGTGGCCAACCCCACCGCCGCCATCCTCTCGGCGGCCATGATGCTGGAGCACGCCTTTGGCCTGGTGGAGCTCGCCCGGCGGGTGGAGGAGGCCGTGGCGAGTGCCTTGCGGGAAACCCCTCCGCCCGACCTGGGAGGAAGCGCGGGCACGGAGGCCTTCACGGAGGAGGTCCTCCGCCGTCTACAATAG
- the leuD gene encoding 3-isopropylmalate dehydratase small subunit: MLERFTTIRGRAVPLRGEDIDTDRIIPARFMKVLTFEGLGQYLFYDERFDEKGQPKPHPLNDPRYQGASILLVEAGFGSGSSREHAPQAIKRAGFRTIIGESFAEIFFGNATAIGLPCVILSPEDLAVLFQAVEEDPSLEVEVDLVNKEVRFGGRVAPLFIPEEAREALVAGLWDPIGELLQAGELLDEFDRRLPYPRRSE, translated from the coding sequence ATGCTGGAAAGGTTCACCACCATCCGCGGTAGGGCAGTGCCCTTAAGGGGCGAGGACATCGACACGGACCGCATCATCCCCGCCCGCTTCATGAAGGTGCTCACCTTTGAGGGGCTGGGCCAGTACCTCTTCTACGACGAGCGGTTTGACGAAAAGGGCCAGCCCAAGCCCCATCCCTTGAACGACCCCAGGTACCAGGGGGCCAGCATCCTCCTGGTGGAGGCGGGCTTTGGCTCCGGCTCCAGCCGGGAGCACGCCCCTCAGGCCATCAAGCGAGCAGGGTTTAGGACCATCATCGGGGAGAGCTTCGCCGAGATCTTCTTCGGCAACGCCACCGCCATTGGCCTTCCCTGCGTGATCCTCTCCCCTGAGGATCTAGCGGTCCTCTTCCAGGCGGTGGAGGAGGATCCCAGCTTGGAGGTAGAGGTGGACTTAGTGAACAAGGAGGTACGCTTTGGAGGGCGGGTGGCTCCTCTCTTCATCCCTGAGGAGGCCCGGGAAGCCCTGGTGGCAGGGCTTTGGGACCCCATCGGGGAGCTATTGCAGGCGGGAGAGCTTCTGGACGAGTTCGACCGTCGCCTTCCCTACCCCAGGAGGTCGGAATGA
- the leuC gene encoding 3-isopropylmalate dehydratase large subunit, translated as MGKTLYEKVWEAHEVRKLRSGQSQLFIDLHLLHEVTSPQAFGMLRDLGLKVRYPHRTFATVDHIVPTHDRTEPFQDPLAQSMLEALRQNTREHGITFFDLGSGNQGIVHVIGPQLGLTQPGMTIACGDSHTSTHGAFGAVAFGIGTSQVRDVLATQTLAAQKLKVRRINIEGKLSPGVYAKDVILHIIRHLGVKGGLGYAYEYGGSAVEAMDMESRMTLCNMSIEGGARIGYVNPDETTFAYLEGRHYSPKGAEWEEAKRRWRSFASDPDAHYDDVVTFRAEDIPPTVTWGINPGQAVPIDGRIPLLEELSLEERPVAEEALAYMGLRPGQPIKGVPIQVAFIGSCTNARLSDLREVARFLKGHKVKKGVRALVVPGSEWVAKKAEEEGIAEIFQEAGFEWRNPGCSMCLAMNPDRLEGDELAASSSNRNYKGRMGSPRGRTVLMSPLMVAAAAVAGEIADAREVFGIGR; from the coding sequence ATGGGAAAAACGCTTTACGAGAAAGTCTGGGAGGCGCACGAGGTCAGGAAGCTCCGAAGCGGGCAAAGCCAGCTTTTCATAGACCTCCACCTCCTGCACGAGGTCACCAGTCCCCAAGCCTTCGGGATGCTGAGGGACCTCGGCCTTAAGGTACGCTACCCCCACCGCACCTTCGCCACCGTGGACCACATCGTCCCCACCCACGACCGCACCGAGCCCTTCCAGGATCCTCTGGCCCAGAGCATGCTGGAGGCCCTTAGGCAAAACACAAGGGAGCATGGGATAACCTTCTTTGACCTGGGAAGCGGGAACCAGGGCATCGTGCACGTGATCGGCCCCCAGCTGGGCTTAACCCAACCCGGCATGACCATCGCCTGCGGGGATTCCCACACCTCCACCCACGGGGCCTTCGGGGCCGTGGCCTTCGGCATCGGCACCAGCCAGGTGCGGGACGTCCTCGCCACCCAGACCCTGGCGGCCCAGAAGCTGAAGGTGCGGCGCATCAACATCGAAGGGAAGCTTTCTCCCGGGGTCTACGCCAAGGACGTGATCCTCCACATCATCCGCCACCTGGGGGTGAAGGGAGGGTTGGGCTACGCCTACGAGTACGGGGGAAGCGCGGTGGAGGCCATGGACATGGAAAGCCGCATGACCCTTTGCAACATGTCCATCGAGGGCGGGGCCCGCATCGGGTATGTGAACCCCGACGAAACCACCTTCGCCTACCTGGAAGGCCGCCACTATAGCCCCAAGGGAGCCGAGTGGGAGGAGGCCAAGCGGCGCTGGCGGAGCTTTGCTTCGGATCCGGACGCCCACTATGACGACGTGGTCACCTTCCGGGCGGAGGACATCCCCCCCACGGTCACCTGGGGCATCAACCCGGGGCAGGCGGTGCCCATAGACGGGAGGATTCCCCTTTTGGAGGAGCTTTCCCTTGAAGAGCGCCCCGTGGCCGAGGAAGCCCTGGCCTACATGGGCCTGAGGCCGGGGCAGCCCATCAAGGGGGTGCCCATCCAGGTGGCCTTCATCGGAAGCTGTACCAACGCCAGGCTTTCCGACCTTCGCGAGGTAGCCCGCTTCCTCAAGGGCCACAAGGTGAAGAAGGGGGTGCGGGCCCTGGTGGTGCCGGGCTCGGAGTGGGTGGCCAAGAAGGCGGAGGAAGAGGGCATCGCCGAGATTTTCCAGGAAGCGGGGTTTGAGTGGCGGAACCCCGGGTGCTCCATGTGCCTGGCCATGAACCCGGACCGCCTCGAAGGGGACGAACTGGCCGCCAGCTCCTCCAACCGCAACTACAAGGGGCGCATGGGAAGCCCCAGGGGGCGCACGGTGCTCATGAGCCCCCTTATGGTGGCGGCGGCGGCGGTGGCGGGCGAGATCGCCGACGCCCGGGAAGTGTTTGGGATCGGGAGGTAA
- a CDS encoding DUF1640 domain-containing protein, translating into MTTEERLYKLEGIVEGVMATLPERITSLENRMDLLRQEIKGDIVGLRQELKGEVVALRQEFKAEMAALRQEFKADMAALRQELKGDMATLRQELKGDMAALRQELEGNMASLRQELKEDMVSLRQELKGDINTALNRLMLYFSALAVILALLTLWR; encoded by the coding sequence ATGACCACCGAGGAGCGGCTTTACAAGCTGGAGGGAATCGTGGAAGGGGTGATGGCCACCCTTCCGGAGCGGATTACCTCCCTGGAAAACCGCATGGACCTCCTGCGCCAGGAGATCAAGGGCGACATAGTGGGCTTGCGCCAAGAGCTTAAGGGCGAGGTGGTGGCCTTGCGCCAGGAATTCAAGGCGGAGATGGCCGCCTTACGCCAGGAGTTCAAGGCGGACATGGCCGCCTTACGCCAGGAGCTCAAGGGAGACATGGCCACCCTTCGCCAGGAGCTCAAGGGAGACATGGCCGCCTTACGTCAGGAGCTCGAGGGCAATATGGCCTCTTTACGCCAAGAGCTCAAGGAGGACATGGTTTCCTTGCGCCAGGAGCTCAAGGGGGACATCAATACCGCCTTAAACCGCCTTATGCTCTACTTCAGCGCCCTGGCGGTGATCCTGGCCCTCCTCACCCTTTGGCGCTAG
- the trpS gene encoding tryptophan--tRNA ligase: MTRVLSGIQPSGEIHIGNYLGAIKQWVELGERLGREAFFCIVDYHALTNPLAYDPSTLAQRTFEAALVNMAAGLNPEKVTLFVQSHVPEHTELSWVFTTITPLGDLTRMTQFKDKAAKQEAVWSGLLMYPVLQAADILIYKADTVPVGEDQVQHIELTREIARRFNALFGETFPEPEALLNPEAPRVPGIDGKAKMSKSLGNTIGLLEDERSIWEKIRHLPDDPQRIRLADPGDPERTIVFTYLSYFAPKELVEALKEEYRRAGIGTLVVKRILFEEMMKVLRPIRERAEELKKHPDYVMDALLEGAKRARAVAQATMEEVREKVGLLLPTKRPVYR; encoded by the coding sequence ATGACGCGGGTTCTTTCCGGCATCCAGCCCTCGGGGGAGATCCACATCGGCAACTACCTGGGGGCCATCAAGCAGTGGGTGGAACTAGGGGAGAGGTTGGGCCGGGAGGCCTTCTTCTGCATCGTGGACTACCACGCCCTCACCAACCCCCTGGCCTACGACCCTAGCACCTTGGCCCAGCGTACCTTTGAGGCCGCCCTGGTGAACATGGCGGCGGGCCTTAACCCGGAAAAGGTCACCCTCTTCGTCCAGTCCCACGTGCCCGAGCACACGGAGCTTTCCTGGGTCTTCACCACCATCACCCCCCTGGGAGACCTCACCCGCATGACCCAGTTCAAGGACAAGGCCGCCAAGCAGGAGGCGGTCTGGAGCGGTCTCCTCATGTACCCAGTGCTGCAAGCGGCGGACATCCTCATCTACAAGGCGGACACCGTCCCCGTGGGGGAAGACCAGGTGCAGCACATCGAGCTCACCCGGGAGATCGCAAGGCGCTTCAACGCCCTTTTCGGGGAAACCTTCCCCGAGCCCGAAGCCCTTCTTAACCCCGAGGCCCCCAGGGTGCCGGGCATCGACGGCAAGGCCAAGATGAGCAAGTCCCTGGGGAACACCATCGGGCTTCTGGAGGACGAAAGGAGCATCTGGGAGAAGATCCGCCACCTCCCCGACGACCCCCAGAGGATCCGCCTTGCAGACCCCGGGGACCCGGAGCGCACCATCGTCTTCACCTACCTCTCCTACTTCGCCCCCAAGGAGCTGGTGGAGGCCCTGAAGGAGGAGTACCGCAGGGCGGGCATCGGCACCCTGGTGGTGAAGCGGATCCTCTTCGAGGAGATGATGAAGGTCCTCCGCCCCATCCGCGAGCGGGCTGAGGAGCTCAAAAAGCACCCCGACTACGTGATGGATGCCCTCTTGGAAGGGGCCAAGCGGGCCCGGGCGGTGGCCCAGGCCACCATGGAAGAGGTGCGGGAGAAGGTGGGGCTCCTTCTCCCCACGAAGCGCCCGGTGTACCGGTGA
- a CDS encoding chromosome segregation protein ScpA → MIRLEFPGFSGTPQELREALRRGRVSPRALPVLSIVEQALSQVPEDLRARSELLPILAELLVLKLSPEKALTPREEGEEAPLVRVLLDFSDTVAFLEERLRKRSRLIPVPPPPLPRPALRLPPRVLAEAARPFRRAILALTPESFGLVEAWARLQGFLKGRLPFHLLPLRTWQEKAMGFAALLEAYRLGRVGLEQEENFGPLWVEAAQGGSGGLSEQGSGDPAAEAIDNFPEAFRGNLSKLV, encoded by the coding sequence GTGATTCGGCTGGAGTTCCCCGGGTTTTCCGGTACACCACAGGAGCTGAGGGAAGCCCTGAGGCGGGGGCGGGTTTCCCCCAGGGCCTTGCCCGTGCTTTCCATCGTGGAGCAGGCTCTTTCCCAGGTTCCCGAGGACCTGAGGGCAAGGAGCGAACTCCTCCCCATCCTGGCGGAGTTGCTGGTCCTTAAGCTTTCCCCGGAAAAGGCCCTTACCCCAAGGGAGGAAGGGGAGGAGGCTCCTTTGGTGCGGGTGCTTTTGGATTTTTCGGATACCGTGGCCTTTCTGGAGGAGCGGCTTAGAAAGCGCTCTCGGCTGATTCCTGTTCCCCCTCCTCCCTTACCCAGGCCCGCCCTGCGGCTTCCCCCCAGGGTCCTGGCCGAAGCGGCAAGGCCTTTCAGGAGGGCGATCCTGGCCTTAACCCCGGAGAGCTTTGGCCTCGTGGAGGCCTGGGCTCGGCTTCAGGGCTTCTTGAAAGGGCGCCTTCCCTTCCACCTTCTTCCCTTAAGAACCTGGCAGGAGAAGGCCATGGGCTTCGCCGCTCTCCTGGAGGCCTATCGGCTCGGGCGGGTAGGGCTGGAGCAGGAGGAGAACTTTGGCCCCCTTTGGGTGGAGGCGGCACAGGGTGGGTCCGGGGGGTTATCCGAGCAGGGAAGCGGTGATCCAGCCGCAGAGGCGATAGACAATTTTCCTGAAGCGTTCAGGGGAAATCTCTCCAAGCTTGTATAA
- a CDS encoding glycosyltransferase family 4 protein translates to MPALDALLLTSAYEGIPYVVLEALALGVPVVSAPTPGLGPWLRAEGLALVAEDGSPEALAEALKAVLREPSLAGRLAERGYAWTGKWGLEGMVERTFDLYRLLQASHKPPV, encoded by the coding sequence TTGCCTGCCTTAGATGCCCTCCTCCTCACCAGCGCCTACGAGGGGATACCGTATGTGGTCCTCGAGGCCCTCGCCCTGGGGGTGCCCGTGGTGAGCGCCCCCACGCCCGGCCTTGGCCCCTGGCTTAGGGCGGAAGGGCTGGCCCTGGTGGCCGAGGACGGGAGCCCCGAGGCCTTAGCCGAGGCCTTGAAAGCGGTGTTGCGGGAGCCTTCCCTGGCCGGGAGGCTGGCGGAGAGGGGGTACGCCTGGACGGGGAAGTGGGGCCTAGAGGGAATGGTGGAGCGCACCTTTGACCTCTACCGCCTCCTCCAAGCAAGCCACAAGCCCCCGGTCTAG
- a CDS encoding glycosyltransferase yields MPHLGFRLGPDGTRCRDRPGRKNLSTRFALLAKELPQTRLAVVGDGPLREKVEAQVEALGLGERVHFLGGGRLEPSCLP; encoded by the coding sequence GTGCCACATCTTGGATTCCGCCTTGGGCCTGACGGGACGAGGTGCAGAGATAGGCCCGGCAGGAAGAACCTTTCCACCCGTTTCGCCCTTCTTGCCAAGGAGCTTCCCCAAACCCGCCTGGCGGTGGTGGGGGATGGCCCCTTGCGGGAGAAGGTGGAGGCCCAAGTGGAAGCCTTGGGCCTGGGGGAGCGGGTGCATTTCCTGGGGGGCGGGAGGCTAGAACCTTCTTGCCTGCCTTAG
- a CDS encoding glycosyltransferase, with the protein MVAAALRAGVSAVVLVDNASEDPSARALKELERNLDGALIVLRQEENRGSAGGYATGILHAVKEGAEFLWLLDDDNASLPDALERLWSAYLYLGADPRNVLFSHRLAPAFGKDQPAKAPISLRPNAFLNFHFLNVLPYLLRRVSWIGQKGNVGSSFPIQAVDHALYGGLFFHRFWVEKIGLPREDFFVYVDDLEYTLRFAQAGGRLYLCALSRIEDLQPSWNHKGNPWLAPDADEKRLFYIVRNGIWLSKRRATFLPFFLANLGLFLGFLTLSAMRHRVRPALFARRLGLFWRAFQEGWHGRLGKIR; encoded by the coding sequence ATGGTTGCAGCGGCTCTTCGGGCGGGAGTGAGCGCTGTCGTTCTTGTGGACAACGCATCTGAAGATCCCAGCGCTCGAGCCCTTAAAGAGCTCGAACGAAACCTGGATGGAGCTCTTATCGTTCTCCGCCAGGAGGAGAACCGGGGTTCGGCAGGTGGGTACGCCACAGGTATCCTGCACGCCGTCAAAGAGGGGGCGGAGTTCCTGTGGCTCCTGGACGACGACAACGCTTCCCTACCCGATGCCCTAGAGCGCCTTTGGTCGGCTTACCTTTACCTAGGAGCGGATCCCCGCAATGTGCTTTTCAGCCACCGCCTGGCTCCGGCTTTTGGCAAAGACCAACCCGCAAAAGCCCCTATCTCCCTACGCCCCAACGCCTTTCTCAACTTCCATTTCCTCAATGTTCTACCGTACCTTCTACGGCGGGTTTCCTGGATTGGCCAGAAGGGAAACGTAGGAAGCTCCTTTCCCATTCAGGCCGTGGACCACGCCCTCTACGGGGGCCTTTTCTTCCACCGCTTTTGGGTAGAGAAGATCGGGCTCCCCAGGGAGGACTTCTTCGTGTACGTGGACGATCTGGAATACACCCTGCGCTTTGCCCAGGCAGGGGGGCGGCTGTACCTCTGTGCCCTCTCCCGCATCGAGGATCTCCAGCCCAGCTGGAACCACAAGGGGAATCCCTGGCTGGCCCCCGATGCGGACGAAAAACGGCTTTTCTACATTGTGCGCAACGGCATTTGGCTGAGTAAACGGCGGGCCACCTTTCTCCCCTTTTTCCTGGCGAACCTGGGGCTCTTCCTGGGTTTTCTCACTTTGAGCGCCATGAGGCATCGGGTTAGACCAGCCCTTTTCGCAAGGAGATTGGGCCTTTTTTGGCGGGCTTTTCAGGAGGGATGGCATGGGCGCTTGGGAAAGATCCGCTGA